The proteins below come from a single Myxosarcina sp. GI1 genomic window:
- the tgt gene encoding tRNA guanosine(34) transglycosylase Tgt encodes MLNDSKVGFSFQCQATCNHTQARAGVFYTPHGIVETPRFMPVGTLATVKGITPRQLEDAQAQMILANTYHLHLQPGEKIIEAAGGLHQFMGWNKPILTDSGGFQVFSLSELRKISEAGVTFRSPRDGSIIELTPEKSIQIQNALGADVIMAFDECPPADATKEQVREATERSYRWLKRCVSAHQYPEKQALFGIVQGGIHLDLRFKAVKDLVALDLPGYAIGGVSVGEATELINETVKYTAPLLPADKPRYLMGVGTYKEMVRAIASGIDLFDCVIPTRLGRHGTALVKGDRINIKNAAYREDYSPLDRDCSCYACQNFSRAYLNHLVRSREMLGYILLSLHNITELIGFTRQIRQSIFEDTFTTDFAGWLND; translated from the coding sequence ATGCTAAATGATTCAAAGGTGGGATTTTCGTTTCAGTGCCAAGCAACCTGTAATCATACTCAAGCTAGAGCGGGAGTGTTTTATACACCTCACGGCATCGTAGAAACACCGCGGTTTATGCCCGTAGGTACTCTAGCAACGGTAAAAGGAATTACCCCTCGACAGTTAGAAGATGCCCAGGCGCAGATGATTTTGGCTAATACCTACCATCTCCATTTGCAGCCAGGAGAAAAGATAATTGAAGCGGCAGGGGGTTTGCATCAGTTTATGGGCTGGAATAAGCCTATTTTGACCGATTCGGGTGGATTTCAGGTTTTTAGCCTTAGCGAACTGCGAAAGATTAGTGAAGCAGGAGTTACTTTTCGTTCGCCTCGCGATGGCAGTATTATCGAACTGACACCAGAAAAATCGATTCAAATTCAAAATGCTTTGGGTGCCGATGTCATCATGGCATTTGATGAATGTCCTCCTGCTGATGCTACCAAAGAACAAGTACGAGAAGCTACAGAAAGAAGCTATCGTTGGTTGAAAAGATGCGTGTCAGCGCATCAATATCCCGAAAAACAGGCTTTATTCGGAATCGTACAGGGAGGAATACACTTAGATCTACGCTTCAAAGCGGTAAAAGATTTAGTCGCCTTAGATTTACCAGGTTATGCTATTGGTGGCGTTAGCGTCGGGGAAGCAACGGAACTGATTAACGAAACGGTAAAGTATACTGCTCCTTTATTACCAGCAGACAAACCCCGCTATTTAATGGGAGTAGGAACCTATAAAGAAATGGTACGGGCGATCGCTTCAGGAATCGATTTATTTGATTGTGTAATTCCTACCCGTTTGGGAAGACACGGTACGGCTTTGGTAAAAGGCGACAGAATAAATATAAAAAATGCTGCCTATCGAGAAGATTATTCCCCTCTAGATCGAGATTGTTCCTGTTATGCCTGTCAAAATTTTAGCCGTGCTTACCTAAATCACCTGGTGCGATCGCGCGAAATGTTAGGCTATATTTTATTATCCCTACACAACATTACCGAACTGATCGGTTTTACTCGGCAAATTCGCCAGTCAATTTTTGAAGATACTTTTACTACTGATTTTGCTGGCTGGTTGAATGACTAA
- the dcm gene encoding DNA (cytosine-5-)-methyltransferase, giving the protein MSVKDVIHTEQSYISALFEQLNPSYSSYASPYLIQDKIKFIDLFAGIGGMRIAFQTNKSQCVFSSEWDKYARQTYQANFGEIPYGDINLLSPQEIPDHDILLAGFPCQPFSSIGKREGFLHQTQGTLFYSIAKILETKKPFCFLLENVPGLVTHDKGKTFQVILQTLDALNYDTRYIILNAARFQLPQIRDRIYIIGFQRDYLNSRINFSFPLGEDNNVYIDRFIEQGVGNYSISKHLQKTYLFKKDDGRPQIVDCSSKIKVKTLVSTYHKIQRLTGTFVRDGETGIRLLTQNECKSIMGFPDNFVFPVSRTQMYRQLGNSVAVPVVKAIADRIYQTISANCHFVQNNAVLNKNF; this is encoded by the coding sequence ATGTCAGTTAAAGACGTAATTCATACAGAACAATCTTACATATCGGCATTATTCGAGCAACTAAACCCTAGTTATTCTAGTTATGCTTCGCCTTATTTGATTCAAGATAAAATTAAATTTATCGATCTTTTTGCAGGTATTGGAGGAATGCGTATTGCTTTTCAGACCAACAAAAGCCAATGTGTTTTTTCCTCTGAATGGGATAAATATGCTCGACAAACCTATCAAGCAAATTTTGGTGAAATTCCTTATGGAGATATTAATTTACTTTCGCCTCAAGAGATTCCCGACCATGATATTCTGCTCGCTGGATTTCCCTGCCAACCCTTTAGTAGTATTGGCAAACGAGAAGGTTTTTTACATCAAACTCAGGGAACCTTATTTTATTCTATTGCCAAAATTTTAGAAACCAAAAAACCTTTTTGTTTTTTACTAGAAAATGTTCCAGGCTTAGTAACTCACGACAAAGGCAAAACTTTTCAAGTTATTTTACAAACCTTAGATGCTCTTAACTACGATACCCGCTACATAATCTTAAACGCCGCACGATTTCAGCTTCCTCAAATTAGAGATAGAATTTATATAATAGGTTTTCAAAGAGATTATTTAAACAGCAGAATTAATTTTTCTTTTCCTTTAGGAGAAGACAATAACGTGTATATAGACAGGTTTATAGAGCAAGGTGTCGGAAACTATTCAATCAGCAAACATTTACAAAAAACCTATTTATTTAAAAAAGATGATGGTAGACCTCAAATAGTCGATTGCTCTTCCAAAATTAAAGTAAAAACTTTAGTTTCGACCTACCATAAAATTCAAAGATTAACTGGCACATTTGTTAGAGATGGCGAAACGGGAATTAGATTATTAACTCAAAATGAATGCAAATCTATTATGGGTTTTCCTGATAATTTTGTTTTTCCCGTTTCTCGTACTCAAATGTATAGACAATTAGGAAACTCTGTAGCTGTTCCCGTTGTCAAAGCTATTGCCGATCGCATTTATCAAACAATAAGTGCTAATTGTCACTTTGTCCAAAATAATGCTGTTTTAAATAAAAATTTTTGA
- a CDS encoding HNH endonuclease, with protein sequence MDENKKLSQKEFIFQYYLERPNRAIKHQDIIPKIVEAWQELYETPLADPDRAIRKLFEEGRLVKVKKGVYKYDPNYVAIAKADTFPEAMRQEIFARDNYKCVICGQGKKEGLEIHADHIRPRELGGENTIENGQTLCSRHNMLKKNLHQTETGKKMFIKLYDLAKKEKDERLVNFALEILSIYEKHNINGHISWQEE encoded by the coding sequence ATGGATGAAAATAAAAAACTGTCTCAAAAAGAGTTTATTTTTCAATATTATTTAGAAAGACCCAATCGAGCTATAAAACACCAAGATATTATTCCTAAAATAGTTGAGGCTTGGCAAGAACTTTATGAAACACCTTTGGCAGATCCAGACCGTGCAATTAGAAAACTTTTTGAAGAAGGTAGATTAGTCAAGGTAAAAAAAGGAGTATATAAATACGATCCCAATTATGTGGCAATAGCAAAAGCAGATACTTTTCCCGAAGCAATGAGACAAGAGATATTTGCCAGAGATAATTACAAATGTGTAATTTGTGGTCAAGGTAAAAAAGAAGGACTAGAAATACATGCCGACCATATCAGACCAAGAGAACTGGGCGGCGAAAATACTATTGAAAATGGACAAACTCTTTGTAGTCGCCATAATATGCTGAAAAAAAATCTGCATCAAACAGAAACAGGCAAAAAAATGTTTATCAAACTATACGATTTAGCCAAAAAAGAAAAAGACGAAAGACTGGTAAACTTTGCCTTAGAAATTTTATCGATATATGAAAAGCATAATATAAACGGTCATATATCTTGGCAGGAAGAATAA
- a CDS encoding photosystem II reaction center protein K → MEAAMLLAKLPEAYAMFNPLVDVLPLIPLFFLLLAFVWQAAVGFK, encoded by the coding sequence ATGGAAGCTGCAATGCTATTGGCAAAGCTGCCAGAAGCTTATGCTATGTTTAACCCACTAGTAGACGTTTTGCCCTTGATTCCCTTGTTTTTCCTGTTATTGGCTTTTGTTTGGCAGGCTGCAGTCGGATTCAAATAA
- a CDS encoding BamA/TamA family outer membrane protein: MIKSSLFCLSFIAVGFGEIKTALAQSKLTFSSSDRLSSERIVKVSQSNSSFQSQTETTTTVPAGNNITISEIEVRFVDKNGDITTGQTKPTIIIREFALQPGDVYNQKLALQGLNGVRKLDIVDLAKLTLEPGATTDEAVMVVTVAEKKSAYFAFGLTLEPPTALQGTVKPNVVHALSNSSTGTSGGVRFGLRNLGGTNQQASLGIEGGEQKFGFNLGYRNYLRHDTGYGINFFNQRNVEPEFDEGDIDVDLPDDNDPWIHRIGGGMEYFQPLARDFVGAIGISYQRISVRERAFSKSIEARDELGDRLTVSDDGQDDLLTINFAAVLDRQNNSQYPTEGFKLQFGSDQSIPVGDASIVYNRLAANYTHYLPLNLFGFTEGARTLVLNFQGGTILGEVPPYEAFTLGGSSSVRGYGSGELSTGRSFIQATAEYRYPISAFRVFKRYIDVGGTFFIDYGSDLGTNDDVIGRPAQVRDKPNSGLGYGLGLRALTPVGAVRLEFALNDEGDSEIIFAIGDRF, translated from the coding sequence ATGATTAAGTCGTCTTTATTTTGTTTGTCATTTATTGCAGTTGGTTTTGGTGAAATTAAAACGGCTCTGGCGCAATCAAAACTAACGTTTAGTTCTAGCGATCGCCTATCGTCAGAACGAATTGTTAAAGTTAGTCAATCTAATTCAAGTTTTCAGTCACAGACAGAAACAACAACCACCGTACCAGCAGGCAACAACATAACTATTAGCGAAATTGAAGTACGTTTTGTAGATAAAAACGGCGATATAACTACGGGACAAACTAAACCAACAATTATTATTCGTGAATTTGCCCTACAGCCTGGAGATGTTTATAACCAAAAATTAGCCCTGCAAGGCTTAAATGGAGTCAGAAAACTAGACATTGTCGATCTCGCCAAATTAACCTTAGAGCCTGGGGCGACAACTGATGAAGCCGTAATGGTAGTGACAGTAGCAGAAAAGAAGTCTGCCTATTTTGCTTTTGGTTTGACTTTAGAACCGCCTACGGCTTTACAAGGTACGGTTAAACCAAATGTAGTTCATGCTTTGTCTAATAGCTCTACAGGTACATCTGGAGGTGTTCGCTTTGGGTTGAGAAATCTTGGCGGTACCAACCAGCAAGCAAGCCTTGGTATAGAAGGAGGCGAACAAAAATTTGGATTTAATCTAGGCTATCGCAATTATCTCAGGCACGATACGGGTTATGGAATTAATTTTTTCAATCAACGAAATGTAGAGCCTGAGTTTGATGAAGGCGATATCGATGTCGATCTACCTGATGATAACGATCCTTGGATTCATCGTATTGGCGGTGGTATGGAGTATTTTCAACCTCTGGCTAGAGATTTTGTCGGCGCGATTGGTATTTCCTATCAGCGTATTTCTGTGAGAGAAAGGGCTTTTTCTAAAAGCATCGAAGCTCGCGACGAATTGGGCGATCGCTTAACTGTAAGTGATGACGGACAAGACGATCTGTTGACTATTAATTTTGCTGCTGTTTTAGATCGACAAAACAATTCTCAATACCCTACCGAAGGTTTTAAGCTTCAATTTGGTAGCGACCAATCTATTCCCGTTGGCGATGCCAGTATTGTTTACAATCGTCTGGCGGCTAACTATACTCATTACTTGCCTCTAAATCTCTTTGGTTTTACTGAGGGAGCACGAACTTTGGTACTAAATTTTCAGGGAGGAACTATTTTAGGAGAAGTACCGCCTTATGAAGCTTTTACTTTGGGTGGTTCTAGCTCGGTACGCGGTTATGGATCGGGGGAACTAAGTACGGGACGTAGCTTTATTCAAGCTACGGCAGAATATCGCTATCCAATATCAGCTTTTAGGGTATTTAAAAGATATATCGACGTAGGTGGCACTTTTTTTATCGATTACGGCAGCGATTTAGGTACGAACGACGATGTTATCGGACGACCCGCGCAAGTGCGAGATAAGCCTAATAGCGGTTTGGGTTACGGTTTGGGCTTGCGCGCCCTTACTCCTGTTGGAGCGGTGAGATTGGAGTTTGCCCTTAATGATGAGGGAGATAGTGAAATAATTTTTGCCATTGGCGATCGCTTTTGA
- a CDS encoding tetratricopeptide repeat protein, with amino-acid sequence MTETSMCLFSPLSYGEKLNSEARLKTFLAEKASQGDYAVAIAILDRLIALRPNSAINYNNRGLMHFRNNQILEAIVDLSLALELDPELDSAYNNRANCHAAQGNLAEAIADYDLALDLNPANLRAWINQGITFRELEMYDSALENFDFALTIGTRYRERIYAERGRCYYLRGDWNCAVADYQRSLELLKDDLNRAKYREKVMGWWEELYNHLRGK; translated from the coding sequence ATGACTGAAACATCGATGTGTCTGTTTTCTCCTCTATCTTACGGAGAAAAACTAAACTCAGAAGCCAGACTTAAAACTTTTTTAGCAGAAAAAGCATCTCAAGGAGATTATGCAGTTGCGATCGCTATACTAGATCGATTAATTGCCCTCCGTCCCAATAGTGCGATTAACTACAACAATCGAGGTTTAATGCACTTCCGTAATAACCAAATATTAGAAGCAATCGTCGATTTGTCTCTGGCTTTAGAGTTAGATCCCGAACTTGACAGTGCTTACAATAATCGAGCCAATTGTCATGCAGCCCAGGGTAACTTAGCAGAAGCGATCGCCGATTACGATTTAGCACTCGATCTCAATCCTGCTAATCTTAGAGCCTGGATCAATCAGGGAATTACTTTCCGCGAACTGGAAATGTATGACTCGGCTCTAGAAAACTTCGACTTTGCTTTAACAATTGGTACCCGTTATCGAGAGAGAATTTACGCCGAGAGAGGACGCTGTTATTATTTAAGAGGCGATTGGAATTGTGCTGTTGCCGATTATCAGCGGAGTTTGGAACTGTTAAAAGACGATCTCAATCGAGCTAAATACCGAGAGAAAGTCATGGGGTGGTGGGAAGAATTATACAATCATCTGCGCGGGAAATGA